One window from the genome of Candidatus Binataceae bacterium encodes:
- a CDS encoding flagellar biosynthetic protein FliQ, whose translation MSLGASLRRHAMTPALASDMFRMTLMIAIQIGAPLLITMTLVAVVFGVIQAATQVQDASVSFAPKLIAAISVIWFGAPWMASVLEGFMQKALTAIPWMVAR comes from the coding sequence ATCTCGCTGGGAGCTTCTCTTAGGAGGCATGCAATGACGCCGGCACTCGCATCCGACATGTTCCGCATGACGCTGATGATCGCAATTCAGATCGGCGCGCCGTTGCTGATCACGATGACGCTGGTTGCGGTGGTGTTCGGCGTCATCCAGGCGGCGACCCAGGTCCAGGACGCGAGCGTGTCCTTCGCGCCCAAGCTGATCGCGGCGATCTCGGTCATCTGGTTTGGCGCGCCGTGGATGGCGTCGGTGCTCGAAGGCTTTATGCAGAAGGCGCTGACCGCGATTCCGTGGATGGTGGCGCGGTGA
- the fliP gene encoding flagellar type III secretion system pore protein FliP (The bacterial flagellar biogenesis protein FliP forms a type III secretion system (T3SS)-type pore required for flagellar assembly.) → MKRCKIIAAVGAAAGLLAIGSPAWALDFAINGGERGAGPLELAALLTLVTLAPAVLVLLTSFTRIVIVLSLLRQALGLQQTPPNIVITGLALFLSMLVMAPTWSKIQSTAVEPYMAGKIAPAAAAEAAEGPLRDFMLRQTRVEDVDMARNLLAKAHVEVDRAVAARDLPFYAIVPAFVSSELTSAFRVGFLIYLPFLVIDLVISAVLMALGMFMLPPTVVSIPLKLLIFVLASGWPLLLGNLAGSFS, encoded by the coding sequence ATGAAGCGCTGCAAAATCATCGCTGCGGTAGGCGCTGCGGCCGGCCTGCTCGCGATCGGCAGTCCCGCCTGGGCGCTCGATTTCGCGATCAATGGCGGCGAGCGCGGCGCGGGTCCACTCGAGCTGGCGGCGCTGCTGACGCTGGTCACACTCGCGCCGGCGGTGCTGGTGCTGCTGACCTCGTTCACTCGCATCGTGATTGTCTTATCGCTGCTGCGCCAGGCGCTCGGCCTGCAGCAGACGCCACCTAACATCGTGATTACAGGACTCGCGCTCTTCCTCTCGATGCTGGTGATGGCGCCAACGTGGAGCAAGATCCAGAGCACGGCGGTCGAGCCCTACATGGCCGGCAAAATCGCACCGGCGGCGGCGGCCGAAGCAGCCGAAGGTCCGCTGCGCGATTTCATGTTGCGTCAGACGCGCGTCGAAGACGTGGACATGGCGCGCAATCTTCTCGCCAAGGCGCACGTCGAGGTCGACCGCGCCGTTGCAGCCAGGGATCTCCCCTTCTACGCGATCGTTCCCGCGTTCGTGTCGAGTGAGCTGACCTCGGCGTTTCGCGTCGGCTTTCTGATTTATCTGCCGTTTCTCGTGATCGATCTGGTCATATCTGCCGTGCTGATGGCACTCGGCATGTTCATGCTGCCGCCGACCGTCGTGTCGATTCCGCTCAAGCTTCTGATTTTCGTGCTGGCCTCCGGGTGGCCGCTGCTGCTCGGCAATCTCGCTGGGAGCTTCTCTTAG
- a CDS encoding flagellar basal body-associated FliL family protein: MNKMIIMGGAALVLIGGGGGAYYKFMRKPAAVHQRLAKPAPTPAPKVAYVEVKEITLRLADTDVEHYMKITPVLAVRVAKADDLNEKMPIVRDRINAITSARTSVELATPAGQQKLKHDLLGALQGDFKDDVVDIYFDGYLVE; the protein is encoded by the coding sequence ATGAATAAGATGATTATCATGGGTGGCGCAGCGCTGGTTCTGATCGGCGGCGGCGGCGGCGCCTACTACAAGTTCATGCGCAAACCGGCCGCGGTTCATCAGAGGCTGGCCAAACCCGCGCCAACTCCCGCGCCGAAAGTCGCCTACGTCGAGGTCAAGGAAATCACCCTGCGCCTGGCCGACACCGACGTCGAGCATTACATGAAAATCACCCCGGTGCTGGCGGTGCGCGTGGCCAAGGCCGACGACCTCAACGAGAAGATGCCGATCGTCCGCGATCGTATCAACGCCATCACCTCGGCCCGCACCTCGGTTGAGCTCGCCACCCCCGCCGGCCAGCAGAAACTCAAACACGACCTGCTCGGCGCGCTGCAGGGCGACTTCAAGGATGACGTCGTCGATATCTACTTCGACGGCTACCTGGTCGAATGA
- a CDS encoding flagellar hook protein FlgE, with product MAGDSLSVTETGLQAVDTAMQAVSDNLANAQTTGFNAESVDFGTLLGEFVGGSPLGGGVTVTGITRDFSQGAIVQSNSPTDLAIQGNGFFVFKDSSGNTGFSRNGGFSIGNNGDLLSFNGAQVMGYSVNSSGQSSGVLGTIVIPQGVLAPTATTQAAITGNFDAGSPTIAGPINPADPTTYSTSVSVQAFDSLGNSHVLTFYFQNSGPSGATPPTEQWNWTATLDGSTTGLANNSGSITFDSAGALVSGGIPPSPLTATLSSAAPMSVALNFGALTQFNGASAATGTADGNAVGNPVGVQVSNNGLISESYSNGQTVDVGQVAIATFQANQGLQLTNSGVYEQTQASGPATIATAGAGSAGTIEASALESSNVDTTSQLVQLVVLQRNFQSNAKALQTEDNILGTLMQLQTT from the coding sequence ATGGCTGGCGATTCACTTTCAGTTACCGAAACCGGATTGCAGGCGGTCGACACCGCGATGCAGGCGGTCAGCGACAACCTGGCCAACGCCCAGACCACCGGCTTCAACGCCGAGAGCGTCGATTTCGGCACGCTGCTCGGCGAGTTCGTGGGCGGCAGCCCGCTCGGCGGCGGCGTCACGGTCACGGGCATCACGCGCGATTTCTCGCAGGGCGCGATCGTGCAGAGCAACTCGCCGACCGATCTTGCGATCCAGGGCAACGGCTTCTTCGTCTTCAAGGACAGCTCGGGCAACACAGGGTTTTCCCGCAACGGCGGCTTCAGTATCGGCAACAACGGCGACCTGCTCTCGTTCAATGGCGCCCAGGTGATGGGCTACTCGGTCAATTCATCGGGCCAATCGAGCGGCGTGTTGGGTACGATCGTGATTCCGCAGGGCGTTCTCGCCCCGACCGCGACTACTCAGGCGGCGATCACGGGCAACTTCGACGCCGGCTCGCCGACGATTGCCGGGCCAATCAATCCCGCCGATCCCACGACCTACAGCACTTCGGTCAGCGTCCAGGCCTTCGACAGCCTCGGCAACTCGCATGTGCTGACATTTTATTTTCAGAACTCAGGACCGAGCGGCGCCACGCCGCCGACCGAACAGTGGAACTGGACCGCGACTCTCGACGGCAGCACCACCGGCCTCGCCAACAACAGCGGATCTATAACGTTCGACTCGGCCGGCGCCCTGGTGAGCGGCGGTATCCCGCCGAGCCCTTTGACCGCGACCCTCTCCAGCGCCGCGCCCATGTCGGTGGCGCTCAATTTCGGTGCCCTCACTCAGTTCAACGGCGCTTCCGCTGCGACTGGCACCGCCGACGGCAACGCGGTCGGAAATCCGGTGGGCGTGCAGGTCTCGAACAACGGCCTCATCAGCGAGTCCTACTCCAACGGCCAGACCGTGGACGTCGGCCAGGTGGCGATCGCCACCTTCCAGGCCAACCAGGGTCTTCAGTTGACCAATAGTGGAGTCTATGAACAGACCCAGGCCTCGGGTCCGGCGACCATCGCAACCGCCGGTGCGGGCTCGGCCGGAACGATTGAAGCGAGCGCGCTCGAGAGTTCCAACGTCGATACCACCAGCCAGCTCGTCCAGCTCGTCGTCCTCCAGCGTAACTTCCAGTCAAACGCCAAGGCGCTGCAGACCGAAGACAACATCCTCGGCACCTTGATGCAGCTCCAGACCACGTAA